Below is a window of Terriglobia bacterium DNA.
CGGAGTTTACCCAACAGGTCATCGATGATCGAGCGGTGCCGGTCGTGATTCATTACAGCAATGGTGTGGTGGAAACCGGAGACGTGACCGGCAGTACGTCCACCATCGCCGCACCCGTCACGATGACACCGGCGTCTCTTTCACTGAATGGAGGTTCGCTATCCGGTAGCTTCCAACTTCAGACTGCCGTAAACGGTTTCGGTTGGAAAGCGGTGAGCGACGCCGCCTGGTTGACGATTACCTCAGCGACCACCGGCGCCGGAACGACCACTGTGCAGTACTCCACGGCGGCAAACAGTACAGGAACTTCCAGAACTGCACACATCACCATCGCCGGTGAGGTGTTCACAATCACGCAGGATGCTTTCAAAAGAGTGCGCGGCCAGATCACCAGCCAGTGAACCCGTAGCGGCCAGCTCGAAGTATGCCGGCGCGGTCGGGAAGCGCAAGCGCGGCAACCTCAATGGGAGGAATGTGTTAGCTCGACAAAAACATTTTTGAAGGAGCGGAAAAACAGCATCAGCTGATAATTACCAGCTTTCAGATTCCATCCCGGCCCTGCAGCTGACAGTTTCCAACTTTCAAGTGCATTTCCGTTTCCCACCGATCTGCCCCGCCGCCCCGTTAACCTTTCTGCCTCATTACCGTAATAACGAGTGATGAAACGATACGCGACAGTGATAAGCACGGTTATTCTCGCGGCCGGCCTGCAGATGGGAACGGCAAGCGCGCAGCGAGGTCCGCGGGGGTTCGATTTACTCGCGGACGGGAATGCTTCGGCCACGAAGCAGCAGCTGCAGCGGCTCCTCGATCAGTATCCGCCGTCGGTCAGGCGGGTTCTGCAGACCGATCCGGCATTACTCGCGAATAAGGATTACCTTGCGCCGTATTCGGCGCTCGCGACTTTCGTCGCGAATCATCCGGAGCTTGAGCATAACGCCTCCTTTTTCTTCGGGAATTCAACGGTCGTGGCGCCGGTGCTCGTCGATCGCCAGAGAGATAACGGCAACACCCGGCAAGTCGCGGAGGATATGACCATCGCGCTTGTGTTTATCACCATCGCTTGCGGAATAACCTGGATCGTAAGGTCGATGATCGAATATCGCCGGTGGGCGCGGATGATGACCACTCAAACCGATATCCACTCCAGCCTGATGAACCGGTTGACCTCGAGTGAGGACCTCCTCGCCTACATTCAGAGTCCGGCCGGAAAGAAGTTCCTCGAGTTCGCTCCGATCGCCACCGGGACGGCCACCGCGGGCCCGACGCTGAACCGGATCTTATGGTCGGTGCAGGCGGGACTCGTTGTGGGATTGGCCGGGGTCGGGTTGAACTACGCCAGCGACCACATTGCACCCGAAGCCGCGCAGCCGTTCTTTGTACTGGGCGTGCTCGGGATCGCGGTCGGAACGGGATTCATCCTGTCCGCGCTGGCTTCATATATGATTGCGCGAAACATGGGCCTCGTTCAGGGAACATCCCAGACGCCTCCAACCTAAAGAGATGAGATGCGCGACATAACGCTTTCCGAACTCCAACGACTGCAACCCGGCATCGATGAGGCCGACGACGCACTTCAGATGGACCAGGATAGCTTTCGCTCCCTATACGAACGAACGGCTCGGCCGCTGTGGGTCTATCTGTGCCGTAAGACCGGAAGCGTGGAGACCGCGGATGATCTCCTGCAGGAGACCTACTACCGTTTCCTCCGCGTCCGGACGCCATTCGAGAGCGACAGCCATCGCAAGAACTACCTGTTCCGGATCGCGACCAATCTGGCGAACGACAACTTTCGCAGGGGAAAAGAGGACCAGCTCCCCGAAAACTATGAAGCCCGCGACGCCTCCCAGCATCATCCGCAGGGCGCCGATGTGACGAATGCCCTCGCGAAGCTGAAGCCGCGTGAACGCGACGCGCTTTGGCTGGCATATGCCGAAGGGCTGTCGCACAAAGAGATTGCCGAAAGCCTGGGCGTGAAGCCAACCAGCATGAAGATTCTCCTGTTTCGCGCGAGGCAGAAGCTCGCCTCGCTGCTGCGAGGTGCGCAATGAAAGAATGCATCCGGGAACATGAAATCGTCGAAGCCGTGACCTCCGGCCGCTGGCCCGAAGCCTGCGATCCGGATCTGCGCGCGCATGCGCTGTTGTGTCCGGTTTGCAAGGAGGTTGCGTTCGTGGCGACAGCTCTTCACGAAGAGAGGGAAGCTGCCGTCTGCGCCGCCGGAGTGCCGTCCGCCGGCCTGGTCTGGTGGAAGGCCGAGTTGCGCGCGCGCCGCGAAGCTGTCCGCGCCGCCGAACGCCCGATGACGCTGGTCCAGTCGCTCGCTGCGGCCTCTGCCGCCGGCGTTGTGGCGGCTTTGATTGGCGGCCTGCTGCCCTTCGTCCGCCAGCTGCTTGCAGCGTTTACCAGCCTGCCGGAACTCGGATTGTTGATGGGCGGTCTGGCCACGCTGCTGGTGGTTGCGCCCATCGCGTTGTATTTCGTCTTCTCCGACAAGTAGGCAGACAGGGAAGGAACACAAGAGGCACAAGAAGCACAAGATCTTGTGTTTCTTGTGCCTCTTGTGTTCCTTTTCCCTTCTCTACAGGTATTGATAAATCCTGTCCGGAATCGGGAAGGTCCGCCGGTTCAGCACGGCGCCGAGGATCGGGACATTCGCGGCTTCCAGCGCCAGCCTCGTGTTGACGGCGGCTTCGCGTCTGCTCGCGTTCGCGGCGACCACGATGACGACGCCGTTCGCCAGGCGTCCGGCCCCTGCGGAATCGGCGCCGCCTTTCATGGCGGGCGTATCGATCAGGATGTATTCGAAGTCCCGGGCCAGCTCCGCGATCCGCGCTTTCATCGCCTCCGGCGATACGGCGCCGGTGGCTTCGGAGAGGGTGCCTCCCGAAGGTAAGAGCCATAGCTTCGAATTCGGCACAGCAGCCGTAAAGTTCCGGATCGGCTCCTCCGGCTGCATCGCGGCTTGAATCAGGCCACGCTCGTTCGGGATGCCGAAAAGCATGTGGAGCGATGGCCAGTGCAGGTTCGCATCAACGACACAGGCGGAACCCGGGACGCGTTCGGCCAGCCGCTGCGCGATGCGGGAAACCAGCCAGCTGCATCCACTCCGGCGTTCGGGCGCGGTGAAAGCGACACTCATTCGCTTCGCGTTCGCCGGAAACAGCCGGTCGACCAGTTTGGTTTCTTCTTCAGCGAGTAATTGGATGATTCGGGCCGCTGTCATAGCGAGTTCGTCTCCTGTTGCGAATTGGTGGAATCGCCGACAAGCGGC
It encodes the following:
- a CDS encoding RNA polymerase sigma factor is translated as MRDITLSELQRLQPGIDEADDALQMDQDSFRSLYERTARPLWVYLCRKTGSVETADDLLQETYYRFLRVRTPFESDSHRKNYLFRIATNLANDNFRRGKEDQLPENYEARDASQHHPQGADVTNALAKLKPRERDALWLAYAEGLSHKEIAESLGVKPTSMKILLFRARQKLASLLRGAQ
- a CDS encoding CpsD/CapB family tyrosine-protein kinase, whose product is MTAARIIQLLAEEETKLVDRLFPANAKRMSVAFTAPERRSGCSWLVSRIAQRLAERVPGSACVVDANLHWPSLHMLFGIPNERGLIQAAMQPEEPIRNFTAAVPNSKLWLLPSGGTLSEATGAVSPEAMKARIAELARDFEYILIDTPAMKGGADSAGAGRLANGVVIVVAANASRREAAVNTRLALEAANVPILGAVLNRRTFPIPDRIYQYL